CATAAGATATAGCTTCATTTATTTTTTTAGTCCAATAAGCTTGGCCACAAGTTGAAGGGTTTACCCAATTACCATCATAGAAACATTGCATCCAAATATATACATTAATATTATATTTTCTTGCATTTGCAATGAAATTTGTTACTGCAGAAGTTCCGTATTTTTCAATAGCATAATAGTTTAAGAAAATATTACCTATATGATTTGAAGCAAGTGTAGCTAAATTTACATTGTTCATATCACTTCCAAATACAAAAATTGAAAATGTATTACTATTCTTTGAACTTGAATTTCCAAGAACATTAATCTTTGAAGATTTAGAAGATCCTTGATAATTATTATTACCTCCAAAAGAAGAGGTTATAGTATAACTACCTGAATTTAAATTAATAACAAAACTAGCAACTCCTTTTGCATCAGTTGTTGCATAATAAACAGTGTTAATACCACTTATTTTAAACTGAACTTTCTGATTAGCAAGGATTTTACCAGATGCATCTTTAAGAACAACACTATATTTATCACCATTTTTATAAACATTACTAGAGTTTACAGTGATAGTAGTAGTTTTTTTAATATTTGCATTGTTATTAATTGCTACACTAGAAGGTAAACGGTTATTACTACCATAAGATACAAGTACATCAGCAAAAGCTCTAATTAAATTATTATATGAAACTCTTCCAAGAGTAGTTGTTGAATAATTAGGACCTTGATTATAATTTAATATAAATTTATAAGTCCTAGTAGCTGAATCAACATATCCAGATTTAGCTAAATTACCACTATTAACATTACCTAAATTTGGGCTAGAAGGTTCATTTAAACTTTTGACAATAGCAATATTTGCTTTATTACCAGAGTTTAATTGACTAATAGCTTTAGATTCATAATATAAGAATTGAGCTAAAGTAACTTTAACTGAACCAATAGTAACAGTAGAAGGTAATTTACCATTAGCTGCATAATAATTTTTAACAACTTTAGCAGCGGCAATGATTTGATTAATACTTACAGAACTAACTGGATTTGTACCTGCAGTGGTTTTAGAACCATATTTAAGAGTTAAATAATCAGGTAATTTATTGTTAGATCCATAATAATCAAGAGCAACACTAAATGCTTCAATTAATCTATTATAAGATACTCTTTTAAGAGTAGTTGTTGAATAGTTAGGACCTTGTAAATAATTTAATATGAATTTATAAGTCCTAGTAGCTGAATCAACATATGCGGATTTAGTAAATTTACCACTTACTGAATCACCCATATTTGGGCTAGAAGGTTCATCCATAGATCTAATAATAGCAATATTTGCTTTATTACCAGAGTTTAATTGACTAATAGCTTTAGATTCATAATATAAGAATTGAGCTAAAGTAACTTTAACTGAACCAATAGTAACAGTAGAAGGTAATTTACCATTAGCTGCATAATAATTTTTAACAACTTTAGCAGCACTAATAATTTGACTAATACTAAAAGTATTAGAGTTTGCAGAACCTGCAGCTTTATTAACTGTAGGTTTTACACTTGTATTTGCTTTAATAGTATTAGAAGTATTATTTACTTTAGTAGTAGTATTTACTGAATTATTATCTATAGTAGAACTACTATTATTATTAGTAACTGATGTACTATTTACTGTACTGGAAACATTTCTACTTGAAGCATCCCCAGTATTATTATAATCATCTGAAACAGTTGCAGATAAATTATTTGCACTTCCAATAGTAGATGTATTTAAATCTATTGAATTTGTACTTTCATTATCATAAACATTTTGAACTGAATCTTGAACCGAAGAATTTGACATGCTAACTGCAGTTCCATTGTCTACATCAGTAGCAGAAACTGCACCAATGCATAATATGACAGTAAGAACTAGAAGTAAGCTAAAATATCTAAATTTCTTCGACATTTTTCGCCTCCTATTCAAATTTTAAAATTATGTCTAAATAACTTAGACTTTTAAAAATCATATCAAAAAATAAAAATCTATAATATTATAGATAGAAAAAAATTATAAAATCAAACACTCTATATTCATGAAAATTTTATAAACATCATAATATAATAAAAATTTATTAATAATTTATAATTTTTAAAACTCATGGATTAATAGAAATAATTTCATATATAAATCTAAGTAAAAAATTGTATATAAAGGTTATGATTAAGAAATAAAGCATAAATCTATTTGTATTAGCCAAAAATAGCACAATACTATTAAAAATAATTAAAATAAGACAAAAATACAATAAAATCAATATAAAAACTTAAAATTAATCTCATTTAAAATTCAAGTAATACATAGTTTTAAAACTTAAATAGTTACATAAAATAAGTATTATATTAAAATAAGATGAAATTAAGGTTTAATCTATAAAAATAAGATTATCTACTTGTATGATATAAATATTTGGACATTCTAAAATATTTGTTTTATCATAACTCCGATTTAATCGAATATACAATTTTTATAAAAAATAGTATGAAAATTAATAAAAAATTAAAAAATTTTACTTAAAAAAATAAGTACAAATAAATATGTAATTAAACAATTATCAAATTTAGTAGAAATTATTATATTAATAAATAAAAGAATTTTATTAATAAATTATTAAAATAATTAAAAATAAAATATAAATTTAATAATATATATTATAAATTTAAAATAAAAATTAAACAAAGTTAAAGATAATTATAATATTATAATAATATACTATATTAAAAAAACAATTAATATAAGATTAAACTGTTTAATATAAACTGTATTTTTATAATAATTTTAAATCTTAATTATATAAGATATAAATCTCAGTAAAAAAATAAACATTAATGTTAAAAATTATATAATAAACCACATAATAACAATTAACTTTTTATCCATTGTATTATTAATTAATATTAAAAAATCATACAATAAAACACATAATAATAACTAACTTATATCCAAATATATATCAGTTAAACATCACAATAAACCACCCAATAATAATCAAATTATAACCAATTATATATCAGTTAAACATCACAATAAACCACCCAATAATAATCAAATTATAGCCACTTATATTATTAATAAATCATATAATAAAGCTAATTTTAAAGAGGAAAGATATATGGAAAAGAAAAATAATAAAATCAATTCAAATAATTTCCTAGATTATATTGAAGATGAAGAACTAAATAAAGATATCTATGAATTGAATCTTGCAAGAAAGAAAGTTAAAAAACGTCTAAATGAATTAAAAACAGAAAATAAACAAGAATCTCAAAATCGATATGATGAAATTAAAGAAAAACAAAAACTAATAGACCATAATCTTAGTGAAAACTTTAATTCAAATAAAAAAGAAAAATATAATCAGAAACAAATAGAATTTCTTAATAGAAATAATGGACTAATAGATAGATTTAAAGACATATTTAGTCAAAATCTTAATATAGATCCTGGAAGATTACTTGCACTTACTGATGGAATCTTTGGAATGGTTATGACTCTTCTTGCTTTTGGTATTGAATTACCTACTACCCAAATAAAAACATCACAAGACATATTTAATTTTATAGTTTCAACATTACCTACAGTAGGTACTGTTCTTGTTAGTTTTATTTTAGTAAGTACTTTTTGGGTATATCATCATGAAGTAATTAAATTAAAAAATATGGATACTATTTATCTATGGTTAAATATCCTATATCTTGCATCATTATCATTTATTCCATTTACTACATCTCTGATGGGTTCATATGGTCAATATTTTATTATTGAATGTGTATTTATAATTAATATATTTATTATTACAATATTATTTACTGCATGTGTACGTTATGCAAATAATAAGAATTTCCTTGAAAACACAATGGATAATAGTCAAAAAAAGTATTATCAACATACATTTCTTATAATAAGTCTATTAACAATTATTGTTGTTTTAGGTAATTACTTTATTAACTCAGCATTTACTTATTTATTAATATTAACACCATTTATTTTCATAATTACACAATTAAAATATGAAAATAATAGTAATAATAATTATTAAATTATTTTTAAGAATTCTTTTTAATTATTTTTAATTTTTTTATAAAAAAAGAGTAATAAAAGAAGATAATATTTTTTATTCTTTATCTTCTTTTTTAGAGTTTTCATCTGTATTTTCTAGTTTTTCTGTAAATGCTTTTGCACTTTTAAGTTTTTCTTGTATTTTAGATAGTTCATCTTCAAGATCTTTTTTATCTTCTTCTAAAGAACTAATATATTCTTCAGTTCCACTTGCAAAATCTTCATATAATTCTAAGATTTCTCTTGCAGATAATACAGAATCTTCTTTTAAGAATTTTTTTGTATGTGGTTTTATTCTAATACTTAATGGTTGTAATCTTTGTTTTTTTCCACGTGGTTCATCCATATATCTTGGTCCAAAACCTCTAAAATCTCCATTTTTTCTCATTTCTCTAAACATTTTCTGTCTTCTATGACAAAAGTTTTTAAATTCTTCATCACTTAATTCATCAAATGGACCATGACATTTAAATCTTTCATCATTTTCATCAAAATCTCTATGTCTACAATTTCCTTTTTTATGTCCTTTAAATGAAAAATCATCATTAAAATTCATATTAGGTCCATTTGAATAGTTGTGTCTGCAATTTGGGTTGTTAAAATTTCGGTTGTTACACATAATTTATCACCAATTTTAATATTAGTATTCATTTTTTGGTCAAAAATTTTCTAAAATTTCTTTTTTAATTTTTTAAACATCTTTGTCTTCTATGACAATAATTTTCAAAATCATCATCACTTAATTCATTAAAGTTCATTCTATTACAATTATTAAATTGTCTGTGACATCTAAATTTTTTATCATTTTCATCAAAAGAATTATTAAAGTCTTTTTGATATCTACAATTTCTTCTTCCATGCTCTTTAGATTCTATGTTATTGTTGTGTCTGCAATTTCTTCTTCCATGCTCTTTAAATAAAAAATCATCATTAAAATTCATATTTTCTCTATTTTCATTATTGTGTCTGCAATTTGATTTGTTAAAATTTGGATTGTTATACATAATTTATCACCTATTCAATATGTATTACAAATTTAATTTTTGTATACAATTAATAATATGTTAAAAAAGTATATAAATGTATTCATTTTTTTAATGTGTATACACTTTTTAAATATAATAATTAAAAGCCCTTAGATTATTTAAATTTAATTTTTATACAATTTCTTAAATTTAAATTAATTATTTAAATTGTATTTTTATTTAGATTTTAAATAATATAAAATAAGCATTAAAATTAGAAAAAACAGAAAATTTAGAAAATTTTAATTTATTAATGCTTAAAAATAATATATAAATTTAAATTTCTATAAAAAAAGTCTTTAAAGTTTATTAAATAAGTTTATTATAAATAAACTTAGTTTATTTAAAACTTAGAAAACACAATACAAATAATAATTAAAACTAAATAAGATATACTTATTTTATTAAAATTAAAAAAAAAATCAAATAAAACTAAATAAGATATACTTATTTTATTTAAAGCAAAAAGCAACTTTACTATTTTTTTAAAATTTTACTTTATACTTTAAGATAAATTTTTTAATTTAAAAAACAATTAATTCTTATTTTATTTAAAAGCTATGTAATTTACCAGATCTTTAAGATTAAAGAGCTGATCTTTTAAAATATAAGAAAATATTAAGAGAATACTTTTTTTAGTAAAAATCCGAAATCAAGAATTTAATTAATAATATAAATATATAAAAATTTTAAAAATAAATAAAGAAAACATTAAAACCTTTAATAAACATAATAAAATATATTTATATAAAATAATTAAGATCCAGGGGATTTCATGAAAGAATTACATGTAGTTGCTGCAATTATTAAAAAAGATAATAAAATACTTACAACACAAAGAGGTTATGGTGAATTTAAAGGTCAATGGGAATTTCCAGGTGGAAAAATAAAAGAAAATGAAACAAAAAAGGAAGCATTAATTCGTGAAATAAAAGAAGAATTAAATGCTGATATTAAGATTGATAAATTTATAATTGATGTTGAATATCAATATCCAGAATTTTATTTATATATGTCTTGTTACCTATGTACTGCTAAAACTAATATTGAGCTTTTAGAACATATGAATGCTAAATGGCTAAATAAAGATGAATTAGATAGTGTTAATTGGTTACCTGCAGATATTAAAGTAATTGAATATTTAAAAAAAATTATCTAATTACATGATTAACAAGAAATACTAAAGTTTTAAAAAATCATCTAATACAAGAATAAGAGCTATTAAAACTTTTAAAAAGAATTATTAAATCATATAACTAAGAAAAGATATTAAAATTCTAAAAAAAAATTATTTAACTATAATAATTAACAATAAACACTAAAATAATTGAATATCTAAAATAATAAAATTATCTACTTAAAAAAATTTTTATTCATAATTAAGGGTTTAAAGAGGATAAAATGGATTATAATAAAAATATTATTGATGGTGCAAAGACTGCATTTATTGATGAAAAATATCAATCATACGAAGAGTTTAAACCAGAATTTATCATAAATAAAAAGGGAGAAAAAGTATTAAACTCAATAAAAGAAGAACTAGAAAAATGTGATGAATTCTATATAAGTGTTGCATTTATTACTATGGGTGGTTTAACACCACTACTTCAAGACTTAAAGGAACTTGAAGAAAGAGGAATAAAAGGTAAGGTTTTAACTACAGACTATTTAAACTTTACAGAACCAAAAGCATTAAGAAAACTTAATGAATTTAAGAATATTGAAGTTAAATTATATGCTGAAGAATCTGAAGGTTTTCATACAAAAGGTTATATTTTTAAACAAGGGACAATTTATCAGGCAATTGTAGGAAGTTCAAATCTTACAATGAATGCATTAACAATAAATAAAGAATGGAATATTGGTTTTTCTTCATTAAATAATGGTGAAATATTAAATAACATCATTGATGAATTTAAAAGTTTATGGGATAAATCAAAAGATGTTGATGATATAATTGATGAATATGAATCAATATATAATCATTATAAAAATTTTACAAAGTTTAATAGAGAAATTACAGAGATAAAAAAAGAAAATATTGAAGAAATAAAACCAAATATAATGCAAGAAAAATTCCTTAAAAACATACGTGAATTAATAAAAAAAGGAGAAGATAAAGCATTACTTGTATCAGCAACAGGTACTGGAAAAACATATGCTGCAGCATTTGCAGTATATGACTTTAGACCTAAAAGATTCCTATTTCTTGTTCACAGAGAACAAATTGCAAAACAAGCAATAAAAACCTTTAAAAAAGTATTTAAAAATGAAGATAATAAATTTGGACTTTTATCTGGAAACTCTAAAGAATATGATAAAGATTATCTTTTCTCTACAATACAAACAATGTCAAAAGAAGAGGTATATAGAGGATTTAAAAAAGATAGCTTTGATTATATTGTAATTGATGAAGTACATAAAGCAGGAGCAAATAGCTATTTAAAGATTTTAAATTATTTTAAACCAAAATTTATTCTTGGAATGAGTGCATCTCCAGATAGAACAGATAATTTTAATATTTATGAATTATTTGATTATAATCTTCCACTTGATATTAGACTTCAAGATGCACTTGATGAAGACTTACTATGTCCATTTCATTACTTTGGTATAAGTGATCTTGAAATAAATGGTATATCAAGAGAAGATACAAGTGACTTTAATTTTTTAGTATCAAATGATAGAGTAAACTATTTAATTGAAAAATCAAATTATTATGGATACTCAGGTAATAGACGTAAAGCACTTGGATTTTGTAGTACTAAAAAAGAAGCAGAAGAACTTGCAAAAGAATTTACAAAAAGAGGATATCCATCACTATCATTAACAGGAGCTAATACACAAGAAGAAAGAGAAGAAGCAATAAATAGATTAACAAATGACAATTATCATGATAAAATAGAATTTATATTTACTGTAGATATTTTTAATGAAGGTGTAGATATACCTGAAGTAAATCAAATCCTACTTATTCGTCCTACACAATCATCAATTATATTTATACAACAATTAGGAAGAG
This Methanobrevibacter wolinii SH DNA region includes the following protein-coding sequences:
- a CDS encoding TMEM175 family protein; amino-acid sequence: MEKKNNKINSNNFLDYIEDEELNKDIYELNLARKKVKKRLNELKTENKQESQNRYDEIKEKQKLIDHNLSENFNSNKKEKYNQKQIEFLNRNNGLIDRFKDIFSQNLNIDPGRLLALTDGIFGMVMTLLAFGIELPTTQIKTSQDIFNFIVSTLPTVGTVLVSFILVSTFWVYHHEVIKLKNMDTIYLWLNILYLASLSFIPFTTSLMGSYGQYFIIECVFIINIFIITILFTACVRYANNKNFLENTMDNSQKKYYQHTFLIISLLTIIVVLGNYFINSAFTYLLILTPFIFIITQLKYENNSNNNY
- a CDS encoding (deoxy)nucleoside triphosphate pyrophosphohydrolase; the encoded protein is MKELHVVAAIIKKDNKILTTQRGYGEFKGQWEFPGGKIKENETKKEALIREIKEELNADIKIDKFIIDVEYQYPEFYLYMSCYLCTAKTNIELLEHMNAKWLNKDELDSVNWLPADIKVIEYLKKII
- a CDS encoding DUF3427 domain-containing protein; the protein is MDYNKNIIDGAKTAFIDEKYQSYEEFKPEFIINKKGEKVLNSIKEELEKCDEFYISVAFITMGGLTPLLQDLKELEERGIKGKVLTTDYLNFTEPKALRKLNEFKNIEVKLYAEESEGFHTKGYIFKQGTIYQAIVGSSNLTMNALTINKEWNIGFSSLNNGEILNNIIDEFKSLWDKSKDVDDIIDEYESIYNHYKNFTKFNREITEIKKENIEEIKPNIMQEKFLKNIRELIKKGEDKALLVSATGTGKTYAAAFAVYDFRPKRFLFLVHREQIAKQAIKTFKKVFKNEDNKFGLLSGNSKEYDKDYLFSTIQTMSKEEVYRGFKKDSFDYIVIDEVHKAGANSYLKILNYFKPKFILGMSASPDRTDNFNIYELFDYNLPLDIRLQDALDEDLLCPFHYFGISDLEINGISREDTSDFNFLVSNDRVNYLIEKSNYYGYSGNRRKALGFCSTKKEAEELAKEFTKRGYPSLSLTGANTQEEREEAINRLTNDNYHDKIEFIFTVDIFNEGVDIPEVNQILLIRPTQSSIIFIQQLGRGLRKYKNKEYVVIIDFIGNYKNNFLIPIALSGDRTYDKDNIRKYIIEGNKTIPGSSSINFDEISKKRIYESINNTNFSKISLFKEKYQNLKFKLGRIPYLLDFYRNRELDPLLILNHNSFNTYYNFLKKVEKDYDEYLNDEEIKSLKFITDIFANGKRPHELLILKLLIYNKYFTISQLEDCLLKYNIKDDFKSIESSFNIFNFDFFTANDEKKYENIRFFEFDKGDFLNLSNLKDKKYNITKEFNEFLRHNTYIKHINDLIDYALEKYSDKYNIQTEGCNLKLYEKYSRKDVCRLLNWPHDDSSTLYGYRIKHNTCPIFVTYEKKDDISSSTQYADEFESKNIFSWLTRSNIKLDSKEPQEIINNKNLKIHLFIKKHDSEGKDFYYIGQVKPVKWEQTTIKNDKGKELPIVNFKYKLDNPIKEDLYNYLITEIDDT